A stretch of DNA from Glycine max cultivar Williams 82 chromosome 18, Glycine_max_v4.0, whole genome shotgun sequence:
gtttgataTTCTTAGAAATTCTCCAAGTTCACAATACCGTTTTGAGCAACTTCATAAAACTGAGTCACTCTTTCATTAGTAATTATAaaacacattattttattttgtttcttattttcaagaacttgttctcaaaataataaaaccatAACAATGCTTGAAAATAGGAAACTATAATAACATGACCTTTTTGTAATTactaataaaatcatattttcttaAACCCAAGCATGCTTTCAAAACTGTTCTCACAGTTTTTCACCTGCTCTTTGTAGGATTGTTCTAAGTTCATTTGCTATCTGATGAAGTACAATAGATAATAGATAATAGATAAACCAGTCAATCACATACTATTTCACTGTTATTTACTTCTGAAAGTCTTAATAACCAGTTCTTTTTTAcgttgattgaaaaaaatatttattatggaaattataaaaaattataaacaatgcAGTTTTGtatattgtaataaaaaatttattcctttaaattctttaaataatttcCTAAAAACACCCGCCGGTAAACATTCCTTTTAATATGTCTCTAAATTGTGGGTTTAGAAATCGCTGGGAAAAGAGATGTGACTATATTCCAAGACTTTTAATATGTCTCTAAATTGATGTAAGTAACCACTTTAGTTATCATAAAGTCACAGGATGGATTGCTTGCCATAATGAAACAACTTGATTGATTAAGTAGCGAGTTTCTAGCTAGGagattaacttattttaaaataaaatattattattattattttttactttttttccttttctttctcccatttgATCGgcattaaattttcaaattttgtccTTTTTCTCATGTTATTAGGTCCAGTGATTTTTATTCGCTTTCAGGGtatgaaattgataaatgatgacaatgtcaacacaatgttaatgtgtaatgatcaattttcttgtgttggtccgattgagttattatgcaccgttggaagaacaccagatgaaataataaacttacttgaacgcacTATGCCCCGTACTCATGACGCAatcctgtattacaacgggaaaTAGAACATGCCACTgcagaacaaatttgttggatgcgcgttcacaggaaaaaatcctaagaaatttcaaattccttcaacatgtaccatcgatgaactgaagaCTTTAataaagcaagttgcacctaaagggattccccctcttggaattcacgaatcacaaacggtaagacgattgtttttctGCCAACCAGCTCGCtttgagtattcagatacgcttataaaatatgaaataaatgagctgAGGACCAACGAAGAATtgctgaaggtgttagtacaatctaactactggaaaaaatatggaccaatagaaattttagctgtctttactaaatatgttgTGAAAATCGAAGACGAGGTCACTGGGACATTGTTAAACAACTGAATGcgatgtttatttttttgctttttcgttgatgtaacctttatctatttacggcgtgtttaattcccataataaaattgaatgtgttgtttcaatggtccaaaaaattaattgttagaaGGGTcggattcctatttttttggattttctggctttgtttttaggtgttatttgacGGAATCGGGgaacggaaataatttttttgggatctttgacgtccaaacatgagaaatagtggccctccattgtctcacggAACTGACACACCCAcggaaaaaaaatcccaaacatgggtacttgaacatgaaaaatggtctctttcctatttttttggattttctgactttgtttttaggtgttatttgacggaaccggggaacaggaataatttttttgggttctttgacgtccaaacatgagaaatagcggCCCTCCATTGTCTTACGGCACTCGCACACCCACGGAAAAAAACCCCAAAAATGGGTACttaaacatgaatttttttttaagtgatctTTGTAGTATCTTACATGGCGATTTCAttgtcatgtattttttttttaatattttgtttttggtacgagcttattattttttatataaaaaaattatatattaatagtgtAAATTATGAtcgaatcataatttattatatatgataattactttaaaaatcttactaacacataattatgaattatgaatgattttaaaaatatttatttttaatgtaattcttacgaacaaaactcatgattttaggttcactttttttaaaaataaatttaaaacactcgaaaacttcgcttaaggaccACAATCGGAATCAGAATCCATACGTCagttaatatcataaaataataaactgtgcaaaacaagtcaactatattaaacaaaaaactgtaataattacaaatattcatgtcaactacaagacaaaaaataaatacaataatcaaTGCTCCGTGCGGCGTCTCTAATGAGCCCTGACACTTCCATCAGCACTGGCTCCCCCTCTGGCGATCGTCAGACAGTCCTGCATAATCTCATATAACTCTGTGCCTGCAGTGAccatcctaaggttgagcacacacTCCAACCTCTGTACAATCGCCTAATATTCGTCGTAATCATCCTGTCACagtcattaaaaacatttattataaaatttaaaataaataacaactcatcaaacattaaacgcgcaaaAAATCTTACCACATgtggaggggggtcaaatgccactggaaTCTGGGGGCTGGGCGGCTGTATGTACTCCTTAGGGTCTGCAGCTGGTGCATCTCTCGGCTGGTCACCTGCCTGGGTCGGTATCATGAATGGGTGAGATATGCGGAAAAATCACTCCATGTAATCCACAGATACCTGCCCAGACACTAGACAAAGCTCACCCGCAGGTAGTAGGTGCTCCTCAAAATGCATCCACCTGCCATCTATATCATCGTGTGACAATCGAGCACTAACAGGCGGCAGAGGGATGCTCTGGATGTAACCAAACTGTCGtaccaccctctccggtcgaGCTGTGACCACCATAGGACCCCATCTCAGCTGACCCTGGAATGATGAAATCAGCTCAAAAGCCCTAACCCCCCGATGCTCCGTGTACGGcaaccaggacacatctgtgacggtcaaagcatcacaacgtgccctgtaAGGTGCTCCTGTGATTCCCTTCATGTGCGCCTTCAATGTCAACCACcgggaagcacgtggggacgtctcctgATATGTATCATTTGTCACGCACTGGTGCAcactagggaagtgctcatagatccagcactacacaaaaaatgaggttaacataacataaaaacatgtttaaatcataatcgaacgtaacatattaaaaaacacaaaatttacctgtaATAGTGTCAAGTACCTCGCAAGCTGTCGTGTGGTGGTCCTAGaagcctcatctaactggtcatacatatgaaccagcgcgGCAATTCCCCAAGCATAACCACCACTCTGAGCGAGGTCCCGAAAAGCGTATAGGTTAaccacatgcacgtatgttgcactcttattagcaaaaagagtgcaaccgactAGGTGCAGCAGATAAGCGCGAGCTGCTACAATCTACCGCCGGGCCTGACATCTCATCTCATAAATGTCTTGAACCCATCCTAGTCGTACATATGCCCCACGTGTCAGTGTTGTCTCGACTCTAGCTTCCTCGGCAGACACCTCAAGCAACTCTGTTAGCAAAAATCTCGCCTCATCCGCAGAAAGAGCATGAAAACTGTGCAACGCGCCAGTGATGGGCAAATGAAGGAGtgacgacacatcatccaatgtgatcgtcaACTCTCCTACCGAAAGGTGGAAGGTGCTGGTCTCACCGTGCCACCTCTCCATGAATGCGGATATCAGTCCAGGATCGTCAGTAATAACTGAGCAATCGatcagtggacttaatcctgtggcagcaGCTAGtccttcaatctcaggcactggcctcccaatcagtGTCACTTTTCTCCCATGTGGCAccaacttcaaatcaggacgttcctgatttgaagtacaaattatacaattattaaaaaaaattaatgacaaacaaataaatcaacaatgataaataattaacaaattaaaatatctgtCCACTCCAAACAGCATGTGCAACATGGTCCGCAAATGATGCCAGCATTGACGGGTCACTTGAcccaccagggaatccctcaGTAGCATCATCAGCATCTGACCCCTCAGCACCATCAGCACCCTGTACGTCCGCacgcatctcaggtgcctccGCAACCAGATCAGGGACATCGTCAGTCATGTCAGCAACGtcctcagccatatcacgtGCATCCGCAGTCATCTGATGAACCCGTTGCCTACGGGCTGAGACAGTAGGCCTACGCCACTCGGAAACATCAGCtgcatcatgatcatcatgtCTATCTATGCCTACAAGTCTACTTATGacacgacctaaacctcgtgttctagccatgatctgcaaatcatgtcgaacacgtatttttttcggtcaaaatatacacaactttctttataaaaataaaataagtttatttataaacaaataagactaatttaaatcaaattattttaaaacatacacaacataattttaaaaaaaattaaacaacttcatttataaaaaaaacacaactaatgtaaaaaaaattaattagtaaacatccacaacttaatttaaaaaacttaatttataaaaaaaaaactcaactaaattatttagtaaacatccacaacttaatttttaaaaaaaataaacaacttcatttataaaaaaaaacacaactaatataaaaataattaattactaaacatccacaacttaatttaaaaaaaacttcatttataaaaaaccaCAACTAatgtacaaataattaattattaaacatccacaacttaattttaaaaaaaataaacaacttcatttataaaaaaaaatacttcatttataataaaataaacaactttatttataataaaataaaaaagtttatttatagacaaaaaaacacaactaatttcaaaatatataattagtattttaaaaaaattaagttgtgggaaaaaaaacatacacaacttaatttatatcatatataaaaaataattagtatttaaaaaaaatttccaaatcacacacaactttatttataaaaataaactacttcatttataaaaaaaatacataactaatttaaaattaaataattagtaaaatactcaactaaaatgatataaaaaataaacaaaaacaattaacaaaaataaccaacttaatttatacaaataaccaactttatttataaaaaaatacactaactttttttttgaaaaaaacaatattttttaaaaaaacaaacttccggaagaagtagtTCTTCCGAAAAATTTCCAAAAGAAGGGGTCTTCCGGAAAGTGCTTCTGGAAGCACTGAAAGGTCATTCAGAAGAACCCTTCTTCCAGAAATTTCCCGGAAGAActacttcttccggaaagttttCGGAAGAGGTGTTCCGGAAACTTTACGGAAGACCAGTACTTCCGAAAGACGTTTCagtacttccggaagaacccttcTTCCGGAAATCTTCCGGAATACGTTCTTCAGGAAGTTCCGGAAGAACTCCAAATGGATCTTCCGGAAGGCACCACCGTCACCAAGCTTTCCCCATTTTTTCCggcgtcttctaccctaaggtttcACTAACGTTCCACTAACCTAAGGTTCTACTAACCTACCCTAAATGCTACAACTATAGTGCATAACAAAACCAAAGGAAGGTTACGGCCACCTACCTCGAATGCAAATGGGTCCAAGGGCTCGCGGAGAAGGCTTGCGGAGAAGAAGACCACCACCACCGAGGCTTGTCgcggaagagagaagagaagaagttAGAAAGCTTTCGCGGAAGAGAGAACTGAAGAAGATAGAATGCTTCcgaaagagggaaaaaaaaactttttaagtttttaaatgaAGGGCAAAATGACCCTTTCAATAAATTGCTGGTTGCACCAGTAATATTATTGAATGCACCTAACATATCCCTTAATGTTCTTCCAACGAATCTCCCTAGATTCAAGAGTATCATACTCATACGCAAGGACGCTAAAAATATTTGCGTGTGATAAGTGCTAAGGTccttaaacaataaatataaaaaaaaaagctaaaaatattTGCGTGTGATAAGTGCTAAGGTccttaaacaataaatataaaaaaaaaaacatgtaaaagAAGATTAAATTCTACAACATGACAAAAAATATCTCAcgatagttaaaaaattaaaattgattatgatgtgaaaaaaataataattttatgtcacataattaaaattaaattttgattttgattatatCATATTAATCTCTTAGTagtaaatatttcatatatgataaaagaattaagattataaattttgtaaaattgaaagactaaatatctctattttaaaggagattataaaattatggtttttaaaaaatatgggaaaaatattttttattttaaattaaaaagaaataaaattatgaatttaaataaatttaaaattacatttaaccTAAGTATacattatatgataatttgacttcaacattgtttaattaaaatgaaaataaaagaaaaagacgtGGGAATACGTGAGTTTTGCCCCTCCTGAATGCCACTTTCAGCACCACTTAAACGTTGAACAAGAATCCATCCTCCTTTCCGGAGTGGAACATTGACTTTAAGATAGCTCATTCCTAGAAATTTCTAATCCCTCGTCCAAACATAGGGTTTCTAAAATTTCCAAAGTCCTCATTTTTAAATCCCTCGTCAACACAGGATTGgataaattttgttgttttg
This window harbors:
- the LOC102659806 gene encoding protein MAINTENANCE OF MERISTEMS-like yields the protein MTADARDMAEDVADMTDDVPDLVAEAPEMRADVQGADGAEGSDADDATEGFPGGSSDPSMLASFADHVAHAERPDLKLVPHGRKVTLIGRPVPEIEGLAAATGLSPLIDCSVITDDPGLISAFMERWHGETSTFHLSVGELTITLDDVSSLLHLPITGALHSFHALSADEARFLLTELLEVSAEEARVETTLTRGAYSATYVHVVNLYAFRDLAQSGGYAWGIAALVHMYDQLDEASRTTTRQLARYLTLLQCVTNDTYQETSPRASRWLTLKAHMKGITGAPYRARCDALTVTDVSWLPYTEHRGVRAFELISSFQGQLRWGPMVVTARPERVVRQFGYIQSIPLPPVSARLSHDDIDGRWMHFEEHLLPAGELCLVSGQVSVDYME